Sequence from the Saccharopolyspora pogona genome:
AACCTGACCGACGCTACCAGCCAGTCGGCCGGATCGCGGATGGGGCCCGACGGACGCAATTTCCGCAATTTCCATTGAAATCGAAGGTTCGATTTCAATGGAAATTGCGGACTACGTCGAACGGTAGGGTTGGCGGAATGGCGGCTGGTGCATCGAAGTTGTGCCTGGTGACTGGAGCGACCGGTTACGTCGGCGGTCGGCTCGTGCCGCGTCTGCTCGCCGATGGCCACCGAGTGCGCTGCCTGGTCCGTTCGCCGGAGAAGCTCCGCGACGTGCCGTGGCGGGACCAGGTGGAAGTAGCGCGCGGGGACCTGCTCGACGCCGACGCGGTGCGCGCCGCCTGCGACGGTGCCGATGTCCTGTTCTACCTCGTGCATTCCTTGCAGCAGAAGGGCTTCAACGATCTGGACCGGCGTTCGGCGTCCATCGCGGCTCGGGAGGCCGAGCGGGCCGGGATTTCGCGGATCGTGTACTTGGGTGGTGTGCATCCCGCTTCCGGGGAGCTTTCCGGGCACCTCCGCTCGCGTGCCGAGGTCGGGGAGATCCTGCTGGGCAGCGGGGTGCCCACTGCGGTGCTGCAGGCGGCGGTGATCATCGGCTCCGGCTCCGCGAGTTTCGAGATGCTGCGCTACCTCACCGAGCGCCTGCCGGTGATGGTCACGCCGCACTGGGTGCGCAACCGGGTCCAGCCGATCGCCGTGCGGGACGTGCTGCACTACCTGGCCGCCGCCACCGACCTGCCGGCCGACGTCAACCGGAGCTTCGACATCGGCGGCCCGGACGTGCTGACCTATGCGGACATGATGAACACATATGCCGCGGTGGCCGGGTTGCCGCGGCGGCGGATGCTGCCGGTCAAGGTCCTCTCGCCCGAGCTCAGCTCCTACTGGATCAACATTGTCACGCCGGTGCCGCGCAGCATCGGCGCGCCGCTGATCCAATCGCTGATCAACGAGGCGGTCTGCTCCGACCACGACGTCGGAGATCGACTTCCGCCGCCCGAGGGCGGGCTGACCTGCTTCCGGGACGCTGTCGCGATGGCGTTGCGCAAGATTCAGCGCGGCGAGGTGGAGACGCGGTGGGCGGACGCCTCGCCGACCGATGCCCCGTGGGAGGCGCTTCCAACGGACCCACCGTGGTCCGGCGGCACGGTCTACCGGGACGTGCGCGAGGGTGCGTCGAAGTCGTCCCCGGAGGACGTCTGGCGGGTCGTCGAGGGCATCGGCGGTCGCAACGGGTGGTACTCGTTCCCGCTCGCG
This genomic interval carries:
- a CDS encoding SDR family oxidoreductase, yielding MAAGASKLCLVTGATGYVGGRLVPRLLADGHRVRCLVRSPEKLRDVPWRDQVEVARGDLLDADAVRAACDGADVLFYLVHSLQQKGFNDLDRRSASIAAREAERAGISRIVYLGGVHPASGELSGHLRSRAEVGEILLGSGVPTAVLQAAVIIGSGSASFEMLRYLTERLPVMVTPHWVRNRVQPIAVRDVLHYLAAATDLPADVNRSFDIGGPDVLTYADMMNTYAAVAGLPRRRMLPVKVLSPELSSYWINIVTPVPRSIGAPLIQSLINEAVCSDHDVGDRLPPPEGGLTCFRDAVAMALRKIQRGEVETRWADASPTDAPWEALPTDPPWSGGTVYRDVREGASKSSPEDVWRVVEGIGGRNGWYSFPLAWAVRGWIDRLAGGVGLRRGRRDPQRLRTGDALDWWRVEKMEDGRFLRLRAEMKVPGRAWLELSVEPAYGGARYRQCAVFIPRGLLGHVYWWGVAPFHGLVFGGMARRILGAASRGEPDRRC